Below is a genomic region from Macaca thibetana thibetana isolate TM-01 chromosome 1, ASM2454274v1, whole genome shotgun sequence.
TTCAGCACGTCATCAATCCTATCATCTTCAATAACAACTgcaaaaaaaggggggaaaagagAGGTGAGCGCACTTGGGCCTAGCCAGAGGTCTCTGACATTTCCCGTTTTGCCCAGAGTGGGAGGTcgggagaggagagggggagggagcaGGGCTCACTGCGCGGTGAAACAGCTCCATCCTCCTCCGCCCCTGCCAGGGGTCCCTTCCCTGCTTTCCTCTGACCACACCAACATCCCCTATCCTCCAGCCTGCGTCCCAGCTCCATtctgagaaaaggaaacagagagggCGCCAATCCAGCCGCTCCTGCTGCAGCCGGGGCGCGCACTGGCCGAGTTCTCCCTGCACCAGGTGCACTAATTTAGACAGAAATGTCTGGAGCTGTGATAGGAGAGAGAGCCAAAGTCTTTGGGTCTCGGGACCCCCGGGGAGTCCCGAGCGCAGCTCCGCTGGGCAAGGCTAGGTGTGGAGATGCGCGGAGCCAAGAGGGGACGCCAAAACCGGTTCCCACGACGCGCAGCGGGTGGGAGTTAGGGCCTGGCCTGGGCGGGCGCCCCCTCCTGCGCGCCCTCTCCAAATCGCCGGCCGACGGACTCCGCCGCCCGCGCTCCCCGCTGCGGCAGGGACACTCGCGGTAACTTCCGCCTCTCTCACCGTCTCGACCTAGCCTCGTCTTTCTCAGTCCCTCCATCAGTCCCTCGGCGCGACGGCCGCCGATCGAGGTCTCTGGGTCTCCCTGTCTAAGGCGTCGGTCGCCTTTATTGTTTCGGCGGCTTCTGCGTTCTCCCCATACGCGCGTCCTCGGCTCTGTCTCTCCCGCTTCAGCTCCCCTCTCGGGAGCTTTGTCTCGGTTTCTGCCACCCTCGGTCTCCCGCGTACCCCCTCCCCTCCATCCCTGCGTCTCAGTCTCTCTTGGCAGACGTCGGTCCCCCTCATTGTCCCCGCGCCTCTGGAGCTCCTCTCGGAGCCTCTCTGCCTCTCCGCCTCTCTGGGGCTTTTCCAGCTCTCGCGCGGATCGCCCAGGCCTGGCAAACCCCCACCCAGGCCAAGTAACAATGAAAACCCCGTGAGACCCAAACGCCCTAGCCTTCCCTGCAGGAATGGGATCCTCCCCACGCAGGTCCCCACGCCGTCCCCTGGGGGACCCTGGGACCCCCTCCCCCCAGGGTTGTGGAGCGAGCGCAGCTGCGACTACACTGCGCAaaaggcgggggtggggggcgcaAATCAAAAAGCAAACTTTGCCGCGGGTGAGGACCCCCAGCTGCAGCTAGAAGCCGCCACGCCCCCGGGGTGACCCAGCCGGGGATCGGGCTTAGGAGGACGCGTTCCTGGAACCCGCTTCAGCCGGACCCGCAGTGCGGGATCCCCCAATTCTGCAGGAGGGGATTCCGTCGGGTCTGAACCGGTTCCAGCGGGTGGGAGACCTCCGCAACCCTTGTTCAGGCCGCCGCGCGGGAAAAAGGGGATGTCAGGGAAGGGGGCCGAGAACTCACCCCGCTTGCTCCGGCCGATCTGGCCCAGCTTGGGCGGCCGCTTGTTCTGCCCGGCGCCGAAGAAGTTGTTGGTGTCCTGCAGGCGGCAGGAGAAGATCTGGCCCACGTCGCCGCCGTCGCCGTAGGGGCTCAGCTTCTCGTCGCCGTAGGGCAGCACCTCCGACATGGTCGCGTCCGGGGGCTCCGCCGCGGCGCCTCCTCCGCCCGCGTCCCCGCCCGCGGCGGACAGGGTCAGCGGCGCTGGGGCCGGGGGCGGCCGGCCGGGG
It encodes:
- the CAMK2N1 gene encoding calcium/calmodulin-dependent protein kinase II inhibitor 1, which codes for MSEVLPYGDEKLSPYGDGGDVGQIFSCRLQDTNNFFGAGQNKRPPKLGQIGRSKRVVIEDDRIDDVLKNMTDKAPPGV